In the Leishmania mexicana MHOM/GT/2001/U1103 complete genome, chromosome 34 genome, GCGTGAGGGTTCCATCCTTTGTGTCGAGGTGATCGCCCCACAGCCACAAGACGCCAAAGGCAGCTGCGAACATTACATTTGCagctaccaccaccgccagggACGGACGCACCTGCGTCCACACGCTGCTTTGCGTCGGTGACCAGCTCTCGTAGAATACAAAAGCGAACGGTCCGCCGACAAACAAAAGAGAGTACGCGGCAATCAGCAACCCCTTCCAGGCCCAGGCAAAGTCGAAAGACGGCCTGTCACCCTTCAGTGACACCTCCAGGGGCAGTAGCAGCACCATGTAGCAGGCCACACAGAGCGTTACTATCACGAGCACTCGCGGGAGCCACGCATCGCCATCCTCTTCTTCTGCGCTGTATCTGCAAACGACGTATACGGCGAGGAAGAGAACCAGTACGGCGACAACGCCAGCAGCAATCCAGTCCACGATAAACATGGGTTGGGATTTTCTCTGTAAAGGGAAGCACTAAAAAAGATCTGAAGGAAAGAACTCCTCGTATGGGGCTGCGCAGAGTCAGTGTGGGGCCCGTATTCAGGTAAAGCAGATCCGCGCTGCTTACCTCGACCGCTTGGCCAGTGGTGCGAAGAGACACCTCAGCCACTCGAATGGCTGGTTGCACCAATGCGTGGGCAAGGCCGCAGTTGCTTGTATCTCACTTCAacggggaggaggtgaggcgAAGCGAACGCTGCATACCCTGTGCTAAGTAAACAGCGTAGAAACTTGGAAGCGCTAGGAACCACACGCGTCAACtgaagaaggaaaaaaaaacgtcgAACATGTATGAGGCCTGGAATTGAATCAACGTTGAAGTGAAGCGTAAACAAAAAAGTGAAACATGGGTGCATTCATAATAGTGTCTCCCAGCCTCTCCAACGACTGCCAACGCATTAACCGTCGACGGGCGACGCGGTTGCCTTACGATGGGAGCTTTGTCGCCATTCCTTGCAGCCATCTTGCCTGTATGATTTCCTCTCTCGTCGCTTATGTCTCGTATGCTGCCGTGTCGCGCACAGCAGTGCAAACACGCTCACCAAAAATATCATACGTACATCGCCATCACAGAGCTCTCCGCGTGCCGCTCGCCGGTGGCCCGGCTAACAACCCCCCACACTCCACACCCTCGGGTGGTGCTAGCTTGAGAAGTACATGCGCTTTGACACGTCGTCTACCATCCATGAAATGCCATCTAGCAACCCCTCACCGGTTGTGGCACTACACGCGCAGAGGTGTACATGGCGCTTGCCTTGTCGAATCGTGTCTACATCAAGCAGCCGGGCAATTTCCTGCGGTGATAACGCAGTGGGGATGTCAATCTTATTGAGGAAGATGAGCAAACTTGCTCCGGCTAGTCGCTCCTCTTGCAGGAGGTgatgcagctcctccttgcaCATTAGCAGTCTCTCCACATCATTGCTGTCGACCACCCACACAAGACCATCCGTGCTTTCAAAGTAGTTGCGCCAGTAGCTGCGCAGGCTTTGCTGGCCACCCACATCCCACACGTTCAGTGTGCACCCTCGAAACGTCAGAGCAGTAATCTGGAAGCCTAAAGTGGGGCTAATCGAGCTCGTGTCCTTCCCGCAGAACTTTTTGACGCACGTAGTTTTCCCGGCGTTGTCCAGGCCTAGCATAAGGATGCGCATTTCCCGCTCCTTACGCTTCGTCTTCTTGATGATAGAGAGAAGCCCCATCGTGTCGGGCGCCGATGATGCGCTGAGGTGATTTGAAATGTGTGCTGGAATGAGAAACGGCAGCGACCCAGAGCCCCACGCCCACAAGAAACAATATTGCAAGCAATGTCTCAGGGCACCACACAAGGCGCGGCGCACTAGACGATCAGCGAAAAAGAGGTGTCAGGGAGAGAACGGCGTTATGCCCCCAAACGACACTTGCGTGTGCTAACCCGAACGTCCACAATAATGTGCTTTAATAGAGAGCTGTACTGCATACGCAGCCAGGGGCCAGCGGGGTAAACGTGtgtacccctccccccgctccgcAGTGCGGTACACGATGACAAGGTGAACATATCATTAACGAAGTAGCGAACAGAAGGGAATGGGAGTGATTAGACAGGAGAGGTGCGTGTCGAGAAAATACGAGCATAGCAGATGAGGTGTACGCCAAGCTcgcgccccctcccacttGCGATTAGGGCTGCATTCCCGCCTCGCGTTTGAGCTACTTACCACCGCTCGAAAGAGCGCGAGACACGTCAGTCACGATACACGCAAGTAGGAAAGCGACGGCACGGTGACGAGAAGTGAGGAGTGTGACAGTCTCTCTACGCTCAATGTGATGGAGGCAACGAGATGGGGCAGCCGGTTGCGCGTGAATACTTCTTCTTGTTGAGATACCTTTTATCTTTTCTTAGTCCTCCTACCCGCTACGCGAGACTGTTACCACtacagaagaaaaaaaggaaagagagagccAAAACTACTGGGCACTCACACTGCTACAGTGATCGTCGGtgaatgggggagggggcgagagacAGGTGGGTCGTGCGGCCGTGGCAACGCGCTCCTACGTCAGTGCAATCAGGCATCCGCGATATTACCACCAGGCTGCCTTGCGGATGCTGTCGTCGTAGGCCTCAATGCCCTTGTGAAGGAAGTGCATAAAGGCGAAGATAGGGAACATCGACAGCACGTAGAACTGAATCATGTTGTACAGCCAGGTGCCCCAGCGAGAGCCGATGGAGAAGTAGGTGCGAACCTGCATGAAGTCCGAGTAGCGCTGCTCGACGCCCGCGACATCCCAAGACTTATTGAAATCGCGCTTGTGATACTTGGACTCCGTCGCTTCGTACTCAAGGCGGCGCTTCTGCTCCGTGCGACCCCAGCCGTACAGCGTGGGACCCGGTCGAGCCGGAGCCCGGTTCACCTGGCAACGAAGCagcgagcggcgcagcattCTGGCTGTCTGAATCAGGTCGATTGGAATGTGGTGAAATTCTAGAGAGGAAAACACGGAGAAAGATACCCAAGGCGAGGTAGCCTCGCTAATATTCACTCGTCGCACTAGTGGCGCCGGTGTAAAAAgtgagaaggggggagaaggtggGGTGCCACAGGCAGAGGAAAGGCAACAAGCATGAAGAAGAGATTTGGAGAAGCACTGAAGGGGTAATGAAGCTCGGAAATAGAGATGGAATTGTGAAGAGCATGTGGGCGCCACCAGGCACTGCAGACGGGCGCATGCAGTCCGTGCGAGGAGGTCCGGCGCTCCAGTTCTCGGCGTgccccgccgcctctgctgtcGGGTAGTCATCCTTGGCGGAGCAAAACATGATGCAGTGTGATTGTTGTGAAAACGCCCATGTGATATTTCTTTCTCTGGATTTCGCGGTCCATACCTGAGCACGTTTGCGCCAAAAGTCCTGCTGAAGTCGTCTGGAGCAGGTGTGAACTGGTGAagtgaaggcggcgcgctGAACTCCGCTGGTGCTGTGTGTTCGTCTCCGTGGATGCAAGCACCCGTATGCTTGGGTGAAGACAAAGAGCGCTTATCAAGACGGACAGTGGAGAGCTACAACAATGCGCACCTAGACAGCTCGCCTAAGTAGTCGTATGCGCGAAAAAAAGAATTAAAAGCGCCGAGAAAAGTGACGCCCAGTGCGGCCGCCACGGTAGGCGCCGCCGGTTGGAAGCCCGATGGACCCGCCTAGGGCCTTGAAGAGAGCATACGTCACGGCAAACGGAACAGAGCTTTTGAATGCGGTGCGTAGTGTTCCGTTGAAAAAGAAACGCAAGCCCTCCTCCCGCGCCATAGAAAGAAAAACGCCCCCTGCCTCGCGAAAGACGGCCGCCTCAGTCGCCACATAATCCCGCACTGCGTGAACGCCGCCGGAGCGCTCGCTAGGGTATATGGATGAGCGCATTGTGTTGCGCACCGGTGCTGTGAGAAAGGTCAGAAGCGCATGGACGCGAAAGGCGTTCCACAGGTCTTCTCCGAAAGACCGGCTGTACGTCTGCTGCAGTACTGCAAGAGAAATGCCGTACCAAAGCACCCCCACCAcggacgccgccagcgcTCCAGGAAAAAATGAGAGCACACCATAATGCTTCGCGCTAAGCACGATGCAGTCCAGTAGCCCCGAGTACCCTCGCTGCACTGGCTTATTGTAACGAGAGCCACCACCATTCATGCGATGGGCAACTGTCCGCACAAACGTTTTGGTGTATCCAAATAACAAGCCGCCAAGAAggccaccggcagcgccgccttcggcAAACACGTACCCGAAGTACAACGCTGCATGCGGTGCTGCCAGCAGCATTGGCTGCGAGAGGCTTCCAAGCATACCCCTGTATCGCTTTGTACAGTAGTCTCCCAGATCCTTCGCGCGCGGCAGATGACGCACATCGGCTGACTTCACAAAGTCACGATAGGGGTACAGTGCAACGATGGtgaagacgctgctgccatACGCCAAGGCCCCCGTGAGCACAGAAGACATGGCCCTATCCAGCGCTTTTCCTTCCTGACAGGTGAGACACAAGTCCGCGGCGGTGGTATCCGTCACGAATGTGAAAAGGACAAACCGCACGGTGCGACGAATGGAAAGATGGCCAGGGACTAAGCTCAGAAATGTCTCGCACAGTCGCACCGGCTCTCCTCAAGAAAATGTAAGCACCAGAAAGGGAAGCCAAAGGAGTACGAATGGTGAAAAAAACGCTGAGGTCGGCACAGGGTTATGGAAGGCACAACACCTGAGCTTTCAAGACGGTGGAGGACAGCCAAGCAATCGTTGTTGCTGGACAAAGCGACGAGCGCGCTGGACCGGAGGGCTAGGAAGATGTAGGCTATTCAGCACGTCAGCAACGTGCCACACTCACACTGTATGACAACTTCACTGAGTCGACCAGTGAGCCTACAATTCACTGATTTCTGCGCTAAGGAAGTGTCTGAGAAGCCCGATCTGTGGACGATGAGTCATTCTATGCTGTGGCGTCTATGGTGAATCTATCCTCACACCCTCCTTCGCGGGCATGATCACAAGCATACACACTTGCACGTCGTAGCTACTGGTGAAGTGGGTtcaggaaaaaaaaaacgaaaactGTGAGAGGACTTTTAAGAGCAGATAGATGAGAAAAACACAAACCTTAATCTGGAATTAGAGCAGTTGCCTTGTACGAAAATACGATGCTGAGCCCCACGATATCTGCATCTGCGGTCAGTCCAAATCAAAGAACAAATCCGCTTGCTTACATTGCATGAAGGCTTACGTGGCTTTAGCGGTTGCACGATGTCCTCTGTTCAGGGCACAGTCGTCCACCGCGCCTACACTTGTTGAAAAACAGTTTCATTGGGTGCCAGATTGAGACTTTGTCGCAGACCCAATCTTCCTGGAACCTGGAGCTGGTCTGCATTAAAGAGCTCCCACTGGTCTATTTCGACCAATGTGAAAGCCCTAGCAGCTTGTTTGATGTGCCGCGACAACCTGATGTTGTGATGGAGCAGCTGATCCTGCGAGAGCCAGAGCCCTCGATTTGGCAAACCACAAACAAACGGATTTTTGGTGACGGCACCAGTCAGCGCATTCATTCCAAGCGGAATCTCATCTGAGACGGAGAAACCATTGGCAGAGTTGACGTCACTTTTGATTGCTTTGCGAAGCGATGGGTGTAACTTAGCTGCCTCGACAGTCTCCACATCACCAAACCCGATGATACTAGCCGTGAGACTGATGACAATCGCTTCGTTTCCCTCCTTCAGCTGAAGATAGCCCGATTCTAGGCCTGGGTGGTCCTTGTGAAGCCAAAACGGAGAGGAAAACTTGAgatcagcggcagcagcctgAAGATTATCGACAACCTCCTCGCGTGCAAAGAATAAGCCACTACGCCCGCAGCGGGGAAAAGCAGGCACCTTTCCGCCTATGCCTATATCCGCAGGCAGCGCCTTCTCAAGAAAAAACGTACGAGGCTCGAAATCGTCGGCCGATTCACCTGTGTTGATAAAGTGAGATGGAAGGGGGAGTGTAAAGCGCGTTGGGGTGCCGCCTTCCTGTAATGTACCCACCGCCCATGTAGGCACGAAGCGCTGCACTGTAGCGTTCTTTGCAAATTGGTCGTAATAGGCTCGGTCATGCTTATGTAGCTGAGCCAACAGAGCCATTGCGTTGTGACTTTGAAACACCAAATTGCCGGAGCAGGCGTTACATAATTTACCAAGCTGTTGACTGGGTGTCAAGGTCTTGGATGCCGGGGCCTTGCGCCGATAAGACATCAGCGAGCGACTTTTTAAGATTCTGGtgagaaggaaaaaaaaacgagctTGTCAACCGGAAAAGTTTGAGGCAGTGGCAAAGTTCAACGTTGGTCCTCCTCTGCACTGTGAAGGCACTCGAGCCAAACccaagagaagagagaaaagagacTGAATGTGATAGGAAAGAGGTAAAGAGTGACAGCTGCATTGTGTTGATCTCATTAAAGAGGTCCCTCGGGAGTAGGCAATGAGCACGCTGCATGTTGAGAACGACGACAGATTCAATGTTGAGGAACGCAAACTGCATCTAAGCCGTGCGCTCCAGTATTCGATCGCCTTTCATTGTGGTGGAAGGAAAAAGAGCGGGTATGCAAGGCCACAGAATACAGAAAGGCATTtgaagaaaagaaagagacTGAGTCACAAAAGTGATGAAAGCAAAGCAAGATAAATGTACAGAGCAAAAAGATGAAGAGACACGAAGCAGCAAGATCAAGATTCCCCTGCTGCTTTGTGCATTCAGTACTCGTTGCTCGCATCTGAGCTTGGCACCTGCAGGATTCCCTGAATTCTGCTCTCTAACTCTAACATCACCGCTTCCACGTCAAGCCCTGAAAAGGATCCGACAACATCACCAACGCTCCTTAGAACTCTTCTGCACTGCAGCGCAAGCACTTTCCGCTGCATTGCCGCATGAGCACAACTGTCTCGTTGTAAATCCATCGCTTTGCGCATGCGACCCGCCAAATCTACTTGCTGCAGGCACAGCAGATCTTCAGCACGGAGAAGCTGTCTTTCGCGCTCCTGTTGCTCGGCAAGAAGGCGGTTTAGATGAGTTGCACTGGTGCCAAAGAAACTGCACAGGAGGCCTTCTCGCTCCTCTATCTCAGCGGCGAGGAGATCAACGCGTGCTGCATATTCATCCCCTTCGAAAAGCAGAACATGCTCCATGCAGCGGGTCTTCAGGCCGAGATCGCACCCTCGCGCCAGCAGAAGTCTATCTGGGCCGGGTACAACTTCGAGAAGTTCAGTGGGTGAGTCCTCCGTAAagcggctgtgctgcagcactgcccGCACAGTCTTCTTAGACGCTACCAGCCCTGCCTCGAATAGTGCTTTGATCCTCTGGAACGATTTGACGTCTGCCCAGTGCTGTCGATCCCTCTCTTCAAGGGCGGTCGAAAACTGGGCACACTCACGTTCGCGTTGCTCAACCACACGAAGTCGCGACTCCAACTCTGCTGCAAGCGAATCCAAATGCCGCTCGCGCTCCATCAAGGCAGCTTTAACATCCTTTTTTCTATCATCGAGCAGCCGGGCCGATTGCTTGGCATTCTCACCCTCTGCTTGTAGTTTGCCTTCCAAAAAAGCAATGTACTTTCTCAGCTCAACATTGGTGGACACCTCTTCTTTCAGTTGCTCTTGAAGAGATTTTGTTTGCTGCTTTTTGTGATCGCAATACCGCTTCAGAAGTCCGTCTAGCTCGTCACATTTTGCAGCATATTCGGGGCTATTCATTGCTGCTTTCGCGGAAAATGCGGCAGGAGAATTTTGGCAAGCTAATTGTCGAGAAAACAACGCAAGAGCGATTGCTTAAGGAGACATAAATCAGCTCttcgcaaaaaaaaaaaagcaatAAAGAGGGAAAGGGCAGTTTCGAGTATGCTCCATAGTGGCATACTGTCCTTACAGAGAAAGTAGCCTATGACAGAAACGTTGTGGTACCAGAAAGAAGCGTGCTTTGGCATCagattcttttttttctaaGAGGGGCACAAACGACATTCACACACCAGAGAGGAAAGTGCTGCCGTTCGTCACAAAGAGTTGAAGAAGCCCTATGGTAGCAGAGATTCTTGATAGCACCACAGACACGTTTCGAGGATCGTTTTTTTCTCACCCTTCCTCGAGTTCTCTATAAGGGCGGGAAAAGTTGTCACAACTCAGCCGCATAgaaaggaaagaaaacgaaaacaccTTCACAGAACGTCGTTGAGACGATGCGGCAAATCATCTTTGAGGCATCGCGCTCGGTGCATGGTCCTCGAAATCCACTGCCAGAGGAGGCACCCAGTTGTGAAATGCCACTTACAGGTAATACTAGGCAGATAAACGCGCTGAGGCTGTGCTTCCGCTTAGCGACTGCAAGTGAACACTTGAACGAGctgcgaaaaaaaagcacaatGCTGCTCACTAAATCAAGATCTACCAAACAGAGGAAAGAAAATCTAATGTTTTTTTCAAAAGCGGAAAAATCTACAACCGGAAAAAATATATTAAGATGCTTTCATTGCTGTTCAGCGGTACTTGCCACGCTGCGCTTTTTGGGGTGCCGTAAAGGGCCTTCCGTGAGATTCAGTCGTTCCATGAAAACGGCTTCAGCCTTCGGTTGGGCAGATTCTACAAACATTGATATACTCTTCTTCAGCGTCGAGTTCTGCTTCCGCAATGTCTGCAGCTCCATTTCTTGCGACATGGCCAGCTCCATAACCCGCTTGAGCTCGTCCGCCACTTTGCTATGAGCTTCCCTGCGAACATTCCGGAACGCATCGTGGAGCTTGTTGTACTTTTCCACAATGATGTCGCGATCACGGATAAGATTGTCTCGTTCAACCAGAAGCTCCTTGAGGTTAGAGGCGTCACTTGCACATCTAATTTTAAGTTCGTCCAGCGCGCTGCGTAGCTTTCCATTGTGCTCCTTTGTTGCTGCACTCGCACTTTCCACTTCCTTTCTAGCTTTGATCTCCACgtgaagcagctgctcgcaCTGTTCGCACTTCTCAACGTATGCGTTGAGTTTTCCTTTCAAGCTCTCACTCTCCTTTCGCTTTTCAGACAAAATTAAAGAAAACTTGGACTCCTGGCTGCCAAGGCGTTCCTGCAGTTGTGCCGCCTGCAGCATCAAGGCAGAGATGGATTTATCAGCCTCTGTGTTGACAACTTCCAATTCCTCACATCGTCTTTTGGAAAAGTCCAAGGAGGTGGATAAATTCTCGACTTGTGCCTTGAGTGCCTGCAACTCGGCTTCCGTAATTTCCAACGTCTTTGTTTGCGCGCGAAGTTCGTTTTCCAGATCCCTGGCACTTACCTGTAACGCCGTAATCCGCACAGCAGCTTCTTGTTCTTTGTGGTTGGCTGCAGCGATATCGCGTTGCATCGAATCGTTCTCTAGTTGAAGTCGTTCGTTCTCTTCACGCATCTCGTTGAGATTTGAGTTCAGCAGCTCGTCAAGCTCCCCCAGCTCCTGTCGCATGGACTCAACCTGGTCCCGCAACCAAGCGTTGTCCTTGGCAAAGGTGTCACGCTCCAGTACAACCTCTTTGAGGTGCGCTGCACCCTGGCTGAGCTGGCTTTCGAGCATCGACAACGCCTTGCGTTGCTCGCTTACTGTCTGCTCACTGGTACGGCACCGGTTTGAAAGTGCACTGATCTGCTCTGCTGTTTTTGCCGCGCTAAATTCGTTTTGTCGAATGCGCTCTTCGGCCTGTTCACGGGCCCGGAAGCAATCAGAGAGCTGAATCAGTACAGCATGGAAACGCTGCTCAAAGACGTCACCAATCGATGCTTGCTGGTAGAGAAGGATCGAGCTACGCGAAatcttctccctctgcgcAAGCTCCGAAAGCTGTTGGGCGCGTAGAGCGTCAGTCAGCTCCTGCACGGAGAGCCACGCCGAACTACAGTTCTGCTCAGCAAGCATGCACCTTTCTGTTGAATCGCGTTTAAAGGCTGTAAACTCGGCTTGCATCGCAGCCAAGGCGTTGGAGCTTGTCTGCTTGAGATTGTCCAATTCCATCAGAGCTGTTGCGTAGCTCTCCTTGACCGCAGCGAACTCGGTCTGGAGGTCTTCCTTCTGCTGTGATGTCTCACCAAGCTGTT is a window encoding:
- a CDS encoding putative ADP-ribosylation factor is translated as MGLLSIIKKTKRKEREMRILMLGLDNAGKTTCVKKFCGKDTSSISPTLGFQITALTFRGCTLNVWDVGGQQSLRSYWRNYFESTDGLVWVVDSNDVERLLMCKEELHHLLQEERLAGASLLIFLNKIDIPTALSPQEIARLLDVDTIRQGKRHVHLCACSATTGEGLLDGISWMVDDVSKRMYFSS